Part of the Cuniculiplasma divulgatum genome, AAGACTGGCTGTTTGCGGATTTACATCAATTTTCAGAAACGCTTCCTTTTCATAGTTTATTACAACTGAAATATCAGCACCATGAACAACTATGGTTCCACTTTTCACGAAGTAGTGATCTATCATATACGGAATGTAGGAATAGGTTCCGTTTGTAAGCATCAAACTATATTCACTTCCAACGCTTAGGTTTCCTGAAGATGTTAAACTCACACCTGTTCCAATGTTTACACCCCATACAAATCCAGAAGGCAAACCTTTCTCCATGAATAAAACGTTATATTCAACTTTGTAGAATGTAATGTTTATGTAAATATTCTTACCATTGACGGTAAATGTTCCGCTTCTAAGATCCGGGGCATATATTTTGTTTGCTGAGGTGATTGTAAATGAATAGGAGCCGTTTGGAAGATAGAATATATAATTACCCAGCGTATTTGATCCCGGGATAGGACCGGATTTCATTCCATTTGAAAGATTTACATACCATGTATAACCAGCTTTCAATCCGTTCTCATCGAATGTAATCGAATAGTTTTCCTCGGAGAACTTTATATTCTGGGTAACGGATGATCCATTTATTATGAGTGAACCTCCATTTGAGTGGTAGAGCTTGTTACTCGATGCAATGTTATAGAAATAGGTACTGTTAAAGAGAATGAATGAAAATGTAGTTCCTGTTATTGGACCTGATGTGATCCCGTCTGTTAGATTCACGTACCAGATTGTTCCTGATGGCAAACCAGACTCATTGAATACCATAGTATACATTATGTAAAACTGAATTTGTTCATTCACAGAGGATCCATTCACACTAAAGTTGCCCATATCAAAGAAATATACATTATTGTTGGAGGATACTGTGTAATTATATGTCCCGTTGGTAGCATAGAATGTAAAGAAAGTACCATTAATAGGTCCAAATTTTGACAATTCACCAGGGCCGCATGTAACGTTTATATACCAGGATGTGCCCAATGGTAAATCTGTTCTGGTGAAGTTGATTGTGTATAAAGCTTCGAACTGTACTTTCTCGGTAATTGCTGATCCGTCTACCTTAAAAGATCCGCAGCAAGGTGCATAATATAGGCCATTGGTTGCATCCGAAGATGATGAATAATTATATGAACTGTTGATAAGATTAAATGTATATGATGTTCCACTAATTGGTCCAGAACTTAATCCATCTGTAAGATTTACATACCATGGAGTACCAAAAGGTATTCCTGTCCTTGTGAATGTAACATTATACTGACCTTTATGAACTGCAGGTGCTATAATGCTTATGGTTCCTGAGTTTTTGTTACCTACATATAGATTTCCATTCAATGGATCAAACAGTGTGGTGTATGGATAGGTACCCACAGTTATATTTCCGGCCAAGGAGTTTGTTGCACCGTTTATTTGAACCGTATTATTGTATACATCACTTGCACCGTATATATATCCGTTCACAAAATCATAGGATAACCCTGCAAGATGGGCTCCCACATTTATTGACTTAATCACTTTGTTAGACGAACCATCTATAACGGATACATTCTTGCTGAAGTAGTTTGATACATATATATAGCCGTTTGAGGAATCAAATGTCATGAATATAGGACCACTACCAACAGTTATATTTGCAACAACCTTGCTTTCTGATGGATTTATAACTGAAACCATGTAATGCTGTTCTATAGAAACATAAATATTTCCATTGATGGAATCATATGCCAGCCCACAGGGATTGGTTTGTGTCGCGATTGTTGCAGTAACTGTGTTGGTCATTCCATTGATAACGGTTACATTGCTTGAACCAGTATCTGCTACGTATAGATTTCCATTTGATGAATCGTATGCTATGGCCCTTGGATAGTGCTGTACCTTGATGGTCGTTATTACCGTATTTGTGACTCCGTTAATCACAGTCACATCATTTGAACCCTGGTTAACAACATATACATAACCATTCATTGAGTCGTAAGTGATTGCTCTTGGATGGGATCCAACGTTTATGTTTTTCACAAGCATATTAGTTACACTATTGATCACTGATACATCATTTTCAAAACAGTTTGCAACATATATATTTCCATTGGAAGTATCAAGCGTTGATGCAGTAGGAGAGTAAGTAAAGTTAATGAAACCCAAGAGTTCATTATTATTTCCATTGATAATAGAAATGTTACTGTATGTTGGAATGTACAGATAATTGTTTTGTGAATCATATGTCCCCTTTGTGGCGGTGCATTCCAGATTAATATTTTTTAAAATAGTATTGGTTGCAAGATCCAGAACGGAAACATTATTTGACCCCCCATTGCTAATATAAAGGTAATTTGAGGTCCCATCAAAAGTCTCAAAGGTTGGTTTATCGAAAGACGTTATATTTCCAATGATTTTTTCAGTGTTTGCATTAACCAAAGTTACATTATTTGTATTTGGGTTTGTAATATAAAGTAAGGAATTAGAATTGTCATAAGACAAACAAAAAGGATCCTTACCGACGCTTATATTCCCAACAATTTTATTGCTTGTTGTGTTCACAACATATACATTTCCGTAGGTGCAATCAGCTACGTAAAGATTTCCATTCTGGGAATCATAGGCCATTCCCACCGGACTTGAATTTTTGCCTGTAAAAATGGATGACACTACCTTATTAGATTTTCCTGAAATCACAGAAATATTACCTGAACATATGTTTGAAACATAAATGTTGCCGGTGGAGGGAACATATAGAGACGTAAATGGAGCGTTTCCAACACTTATACTTTTAACCACATCATTACTCGTGGTATTTATGACAGTTATATTGTGTGAGTTTTCTTGTGGCAAATATATATATCCATTAGCTGAGTCATAGGAAATCATCGAGGGGTAATAATCCACCTTGATAGTTTTTTCCACAACTCTAGACGATGTGTTGATTATTAGAAGTTGACCGCCGTTTGCATCTGAGTAATACAATAAACCATTTGATGGATCATAGAAGTCGGAGAAGCCTACTACCGAGCAATCGTATAAAAAGTTTCCCTTCACCAAACTGTTGTTATTCATCACAATAGTTTTCAAAACTGGACTCTGATTAATGGCCCCTGCAGATACCTGAGGATTCACGCTTAAAATAGTGTGTGTGCCAGCAGTATTTGTAGGCTGATTTATAGTATTAATTCCGGAATTGTTGTTTGCAGCTATAGAGGCTGCTGAGCTCAGCAAAAACAGGATTACGACAAATATAGCCATCCCTTCAGAGAAAAATTTATTATTTAAAAATTTGTTCATTCGTCCCTAATATCGACCCAATTAATAATAACTTGGATATACTTATTAATAGTGTAAAGAAAAAAATAGTTTTGAATGGTAATTCATAAGAAATAGTTATTAAAATTTTATAAAATATTATAAAAACGATCGCAATTTCAGATCTAAAACATTATGAAAATACTTTTTATCTCTTCTATTTAATTCCAATGATAAATGAAGAATGTGTTATTTATTCCTTTTTACAAAGATGAAAGGAATGATTATGGAGAAAGTATCCTGTACAGGATTATAAGTACAGCAATGCCAAATAGATTTATTATAAACAACGGAACAGAAAGTGCTATCCCATATTTCAATGAAAATCCATAATAGATATAAATGGATACAATTTCCTGCAACAGTATGAGTGTGCCAAGTGCAATAACCGGCCTGTAAACTTTTACCCTGTTCTTTCTCATCTCAGATGAAAACACGTATATAATAACCAGTGAAATTATCAGCTCTACTGCTAGCACTCCTATATTCAGGAACCACATTACCTCAGTCATACATTCATTCCCCTCCTCTTCATCATTGCCACAATTTCATCATATATCTTCTCTACCAATGCAGATGGAAAGTATATTTTACCATATCCTTCACCCTCCTCAACAACCATTTCACTTTTTATCAGTATGTTAATATGATGTTCAACTGTTCTGTAGTTCACATCCAGTTCCCTCGCAAGGCTGTTCATATTCTGTGGCCTATTTATCAGTGTTCCAATGATTCTCATTCTCATTGGGCCACCTCTCGTAGCTCCCAGAATATACCACACAAGCCTTTCAGTCTCCCTGTCCAAGTGTTACACTACCAATCTGTCTATTCAAATTAAGGTAAAAGGTTTTAGATTTCAAACCTTATTTATAGGACCAATTGCAGTGTTGTCAAAGTTTTCGTAAATGATCTCATAGTTGTATGCACCGGTATGAACATCGAAGCCCATGTTGTAATACTCTATTCCGTAGGTGACATTAATGTATTCGAACTTTGAAAGGTTAGAGCTGCTCTGCACTATGAACTGTACCGTAGCGTTAACATTTGCACTGTTTCCATGCATGGTTACCACTGGAGGTGCCTCTGAGTAGAACCAGACGGCGTTCCACAAACCAAAGAACTTGTTCCATGTTCCCATTATGGCACTGTATCCATTGTAGTTACCCTTTAATGGACCGCTTGCCCAGTGAAGTGTTGCATTGGAAGTATATTCCTGCATTACCGTTGTTATATTTTCTATGGCTATGTTATTCCAGTGGTTGAATGCCAGGGAATTTATCTGATTTGTCTGAGAATTCTTCTCCGTAGAAGACACGAATCCTGATCCTGTGATCTTCCATATCTCCTTTTGAATCATTGGTCCAGTTGCGGATGTACTTACTGAAGTATATGCTGTTACACCACTGGATGAAGATACGGATACTTTTCCAAGGCTGTATACCAGTGTGTAACTTACATTTATGTACTGAGCCTGGTTCTGACTATTGATAGGCGTAACAACAAACTGGTTCTGGGAAGTCACTGTAGCATAATTACCACTCATTGAAACTGTGGGTGGATTAACAGAGTAAAACCAGACCGCACTCCAGAGACCAAAGAATTTATTCCATGTAGATGTTATATTTACAACACCATGATATGTGCCTGTAAGTGGTCCGCCAACCCACTGAAGTGTTGCATTAGAAGCATACTGACTGCTTAACAATGTTGAGTTTTCTATGGATATATCATTCCAGTGAGAGAACGCATCTCCCAGAACTGCTGATTCCTCTGTGTTTGGGCTTGCCTGAGGGTGGGCTGCAAGATCCGAATAAGTGTAAGCAAAGGCTCCTGCAAAGCCTATCATCAAAACTCCAAGCACTACTGCTATAATTTTTGTTAAATTCATTTTGATCAGAAATATATATAATCTGTTCATAAGGCAGTTTTTCAAGATCAAATACACATTATATGCAAATTCTTTGCATAATAAGAATCAAATTTCTGTAATTTCTCTAAATTTGTGGATGTGACTTTACTATGGTTAATATGACAAATGTTGAGGAGGTTCAGAAGTTTTCATATTCCATAATGAATTTCATGCAGTATTAGTTTGAAATCTGTTAAGAAAATTTAACTTATGTTAATGTGTAATTGGAATTTATTTAAACGAAATGGAAAAATAGCTGCCAAGACTTAAAAGCAATCATACATTATAAGAATGATTAGCATGGTTAACTTCAAAGAATCCCTCAATAATTTGCCCCTTATATTCACAGTTATACCCTTAAGGGACAGCAAGACCGGAGATCCGGAGCATGACAACAGGATCGTGAAGAATATTGAAGCACGGATTATGGATATATCCAAAACACTGTCAGATTTCCCAGGATTAACAGCTATTAATGTTCCTGAACTGGTGGAAGAAAATCATGAGGGAAAGCCAAGATATAACAGCATATTTACAAGAAAACTGGCCAGGGGAATTGCATATCAGCTTGGAAAAGAAGCAATCATTAATAAGGTTGTAGCACACATGGAATCCTTTGATGAATTTGCCAACTGGATTGTGGAAACTGAATCGCAGGGCATCAGGAATATTGTTCTTGTTGGTGGAAATACAAGACATCACAGGTATACCGGCCCAAATGTTTCAGAGGCAAACCTGATTACAAAACATCTTATGAAGACGAAAAATTTGAATGATATTACCATAGGAAACATCTGTTTGCCTGAGAGGGGTGGTGAGGCAAGAAGGATGTTATATAAGACCATATCAGGAGCTGATTTCTTTACAACGCAGATGTTATTTGAGGGGGATCACATAACTCATCTTCTGAAGGAATATGGTGAATTATGTTCAAAGGCACAGGTGAATCCTGCAACAGTGATCCTGAGTTTTGCACCACTAAAGAGTGTTGCTGACCTCAATCTGCTGGATTTCCTTGGCGTTGATCTACCTGATGAAACAAAAGATTACATACTTGAGAATGAGCAGGTTTCCAAAGCGTATAAGAGATCTATCAAAAACGCATTAGATGTTCTGACGGCAATAATGAGTGACAAGATCCATAATTACCCTGAAATAAACATAGGAATAAATGTGGAACAGCTCACTAAATCCAATATGCCCTATTCAATCGAGATGTTAAAAGAATTTCATATTATGACCCAGAAAAAATAAAATTGTTGTTTAACAATAAAAATATTAATAAATTTTTAAAATTATGGTACAGTCTTCTTTCTAAGGACAAGCATAACCCCGGCACCAACAGCAAGACCCGCTATTGCGGCGACGGCTATACCCACATATGTCAGTGTTGGGGAAACTCCTGGCTTAGCGTAATTTACAGTCACACTGTAATTGCCAAATACTGCAAAGTTGCCAGTTCTCTCTGATGAGATATATCCCGTTTCATTGCCTACCCTGTAGGTTAGGTTTGATCCTATGGGCATTGTCAGCGAAATTGAGGACTGAGTGCTTGAATAAACATGTCCATTGACTGTTACTGTCCAGTTTGTTCCTGATGCAAGTCCATTTTCATTGAAGGTTACAGTATAACTTATTCCCATGAATGATACTGTTTGTGTCATATTTGAAGTAACATCAATTGTGCCAGAAGCAACAACAGGAGAATAGTGACTTGATGAATCAGCTACTGTGTAGGTGTATGTGCCCATTGGGATGTTTGTGAATGTCAGCATGTTAGTATATCCAGACATTGTCATATGATCCATGGTCACTGTCCAGTTAACTCCACTGGGTAAACCGCCACTCATAAACGTTACGGAATACTGTGGAAGTTTACTGAATGTAAGTGGCTCGTTAACAGATGAAGATACTACATCTACTGATCCAGATAAAGACCCATATCCATATGAAGTTGCCTTAAATGAATAGGTTCCTGGGGACACTAATAGATTTATGTATGAACCAGTTGTTGTATGTGTTGTTCCATTTACATCTACACTCCAGGCTGTACCATTTGCCAACCCTGATTCGGTGAAGTTAAGGGAATACAGATACTGGTTACTGGCCTGCGTTGATACATCCCCATATTTTATCAATGAGCTGCTTGCAGGTGAATTGATACTGACAAACTTGTTATGGCCTATAACATTATCACCACCGTAAACAATCAGTGAACTGCCTGCTCCATACTGATTTCCAAGTAGTTCCACATGCTTGGATTCAAATGTGTTTCCCTGAATGTTGTTTATTCCATACTGCACGATTAGATTTGCTGCTGAGTCTCCTCCAGATGTATAGAAAGTTGAACCTGTTACACTGTTTACACCGTCCATGAATGTAATGCTATTTAAGTTAACCTGATAGTCACAGCATATTGTTTCCTCATCATTCTGGAAGTTTATCACAGCAAATGTGTCTCCTGATAAAACGTTTGTTCCATCATAGGTCCATAGGTATGTCGGAAATTCGTAACCTTCACTGACAGATGTTGGAATACTCTGGATT contains:
- a CDS encoding PEGA domain-containing protein, whose protein sequence is MAIFVVILFLLSSAASIAANNNSGINTINQPTNTAGTHTILSVNPQVSAGAINQSPVLKTIVMNNNSLVKGNFLYDCSVVGFSDFYDPSNGLLYYSDANGGQLLIINTSSRVVEKTIKVDYYPSMISYDSANGYIYLPQENSHNITVINTTSNDVVKSISVGNAPFTSLYVPSTGNIYVSNICSGNISVISGKSNKVVSSIFTGKNSSPVGMAYDSQNGNLYVADCTYGNVYVVNTTSNKIVGNISVGKDPFCLSYDNSNSLLYITNPNTNNVTLVNANTEKIIGNITSFDKPTFETFDGTSNYLYISNGGSNNVSVLDLATNTILKNINLECTATKGTYDSQNNYLYIPTYSNISIINGNNNELLGFINFTYSPTASTLDTSNGNIYVANCFENDVSVINSVTNMLVKNINVGSHPRAITYDSMNGYVYVVNQGSNDVTVINGVTNTVITTIKVQHYPRAIAYDSSNGNLYVADTGSSNVTVINGMTNTVTATIATQTNPCGLAYDSINGNIYVSIEQHYMVSVINPSESKVVANITVGSGPIFMTFDSSNGYIYVSNYFSKNVSVIDGSSNKVIKSINVGAHLAGLSYDFVNGYIYGASDVYNNTVQINGATNSLAGNITVGTYPYTTLFDPLNGNLYVGNKNSGTISIIAPAVHKGQYNVTFTRTGIPFGTPWYVNLTDGLSSGPISGTSYTFNLINSSYNYSSSSDATNGLYYAPCCGSFKVDGSAITEKVQFEALYTINFTRTDLPLGTSWYINVTCGPGELSKFGPINGTFFTFYATNGTYNYTVSSNNNVYFFDMGNFSVNGSSVNEQIQFYIMYTMVFNESGLPSGTIWYVNLTDGITSGPITGTTFSFILFNSTYFYNIASSNKLYHSNGGSLIINGSSVTQNIKFSEENYSITFDENGLKAGYTWYVNLSNGMKSGPIPGSNTLGNYIFYLPNGSYSFTITSANKIYAPDLRSGTFTVNGKNIYINITFYKVEYNVLFMEKGLPSGFVWGVNIGTGVSLTSSGNLSVGSEYSLMLTNGTYSYIPYMIDHYFVKSGTIVVHGADISVVINYEKEAFLKIDVNPQTASLSLNGANESLILGQYTSYVKEGYYYISVDEKGYTPYTNLVYLSWNHSYSYSVTLTEIPVYGYLTGIVLPANATVTANGAVIPLMNGYFNTTISPGTYYISVSASGYQGYVTTVKVYENKATSLDVTLKKVSSSVIIQGRLDQLNASLTVNGFVAYVNSTGYFEVSVPAGSVTISAVENGYYPFSETLNLSSSTTLSNIALVKEPAPTSTSTSNGTVSTGYNVTVSGIKPANGYVSLNYTANPNGTLIILLPYNEIQNATITEILESKVYINGVQYKNFTISISSTGSAILTVTHLSGDPTLYWKYSPDVSIPKTAAKYSVVFSETGLPSGTTWYVNGSVSGSAVSGSSITFSLTNGTYTFTVTNTTDYYTTVTQFTVKVSGKDVSESVTYLHYSYIAGNISPSGATVTINGKSVSLSSTGAFNMSVAAGSYEVVVSDNGYETVYDNFTLGNGATKNVDLSLKAVAQPAKAVSTLTNDELFAIFGVIALVVVIGAVVVIMRRKN
- a CDS encoding methylenetetrahydrofolate reductase; the encoded protein is MVNFKESLNNLPLIFTVIPLRDSKTGDPEHDNRIVKNIEARIMDISKTLSDFPGLTAINVPELVEENHEGKPRYNSIFTRKLARGIAYQLGKEAIINKVVAHMESFDEFANWIVETESQGIRNIVLVGGNTRHHRYTGPNVSEANLITKHLMKTKNLNDITIGNICLPERGGEARRMLYKTISGADFFTTQMLFEGDHITHLLKEYGELCSKAQVNPATVILSFAPLKSVADLNLLDFLGVDLPDETKDYILENEQVSKAYKRSIKNALDVLTAIMSDKIHNYPEINIGINVEQLTKSNMPYSIEMLKEFHIMTQKK
- a CDS encoding ArsR/SmtB family transcription factor, which produces MDRETERLVWYILGATRGGPMRMRIIGTLINRPQNMNSLARELDVNYRTVEHHINILIKSEMVVEEGEGYGKIYFPSALVEKIYDEIVAMMKRRGMNV